A genomic stretch from Flavobacterium humidisoli includes:
- a CDS encoding beta strand repeat-containing protein yields MKRLIFTTTMFGLILYCQAQTKIGGSGIATKADALVEMGDDVGNKKGLVIPRVPLTATNSALPMTSHIAGMTVYNTATSGTFPYNVVPGFYYNDGLKWVLANPSDVPNATTAATGKVQLAGDLAGTGTTALVPKVSGLQGTPVSGTAPVNGQILSYNGTSWSPITPSVFSEADGVVGNEVADVLANGGLTRSGSGTNADPYKIGMTSGTASGQVMQWNGTGWSASDIPNATTAATGKVQLAGDLAGSGTTALVPKVSGLQGTPVSGTAPVNGQILSFNGTSWSPITPSAFSEADGIVGNEVADVLANGGLTRSGSGTNADPYKIGMTSGTASGQVMQWNGTGWSASDIPNATTAATGKVQLAGDLAGSGTTALVPKVSGLQGTPVSGTAPVNGQILSFNGTSWSPITPSAFSEADGIVGNEVADVLANGGLTRSGSGTNADPYKIGITSGTASGQVMQWNGTGWSASDIPNATTAATGKVQLAGDLAGSGTTALVPKVSGLQGTPVSGTAPVNGQILSFNGTSWSPITPSAFSEADGVVGNEVTDVLANRGLTRSGTGTNADPFKIGMTSGTVSGQVMQWNGTGWVLSTPSNGTVTSVTGTLPIAVASGTTAPVISLNSLGVSNGFLAANAVTTDKILDGTIVNADLAAGTGGIYKGSGSLSGPTVVTGGANSFAFTSTSTATNAFSVDGTTFSLDAQNNRVGMGTASPTTTLHLFSGTSGALRIEDGTQSIGKVLTSDANGVATWAASGVNTFTGVVPSVYSPFGTAPGVTYLNAYIDLPIGKFFIYTGVLVNGNNQPNTNYAARLSYSSASNSYSTSGFSYIGSFLMLNLSSNGAGAITSSSIMFASGFVKVNITTPTRLYLMDVDSVGFGNVGHLEDSGENYIFAIQANN; encoded by the coding sequence ATGAAGAGATTAATATTTACAACTACAATGTTTGGGCTAATATTATATTGTCAGGCTCAAACAAAAATTGGAGGAAGCGGAATTGCTACAAAAGCTGATGCTTTAGTAGAGATGGGCGATGATGTTGGAAATAAGAAGGGTCTGGTAATTCCGCGTGTGCCATTAACGGCAACTAATTCAGCATTGCCAATGACTAGCCATATTGCTGGAATGACTGTATATAACACGGCGACATCGGGTACTTTTCCTTACAATGTTGTTCCGGGTTTTTATTATAATGATGGTTTGAAGTGGGTATTGGCAAATCCTTCTGATGTTCCCAATGCTACCACGGCAGCAACAGGTAAAGTGCAACTGGCTGGAGACCTGGCAGGAACTGGAACTACAGCTTTAGTGCCAAAAGTAAGCGGTTTGCAGGGGACTCCAGTTTCTGGTACAGCACCGGTAAACGGACAGATATTATCCTATAACGGAACCTCGTGGAGCCCCATAACGCCAAGCGTTTTTTCTGAGGCTGACGGCGTTGTTGGGAATGAGGTTGCTGACGTATTAGCAAACGGCGGTCTGACCCGCAGTGGGTCTGGCACAAATGCAGATCCATATAAAATAGGCATGACATCCGGCACAGCTTCGGGACAGGTAATGCAGTGGAATGGAACGGGCTGGTCTGCTTCTGATATTCCCAATGCTACCACGGCAGCAACAGGTAAAGTGCAATTGGCTGGAGACCTGGCAGGATCTGGAACTACAGCTTTAGTGCCAAAAGTAAGCGGTTTGCAGGGGACTCCAGTTTCTGGTACAGCGCCTGTAAACGGACAGATATTATCCTTTAACGGAACCTCTTGGAGCCCCATAACGCCAAGCGCTTTTTCTGAGGCTGACGGCATTGTTGGGAATGAAGTTGCTGACGTATTAGCAAACGGCGGTCTGACCCGCAGTGGGTCTGGCACAAATGCAGATCCATATAAAATAGGCATGACATCCGGCACAGCTTCGGGACAGGTAATGCAGTGGAATGGAACGGGCTGGTCTGCTTCTGATATTCCCAATGCTACCACGGCAGCAACAGGTAAAGTGCAATTGGCTGGAGACCTGGCAGGATCTGGAACTACAGCTTTAGTGCCAAAAGTAAGCGGTTTGCAAGGGACTCCAGTTTCTGGTACAGCACCGGTAAACGGACAGATATTATCCTTTAACGGAACCTCTTGGAGCCCCATAACGCCAAGCGCTTTTTCTGAGGCTGACGGCATTGTTGGGAATGAAGTTGCTGACGTATTAGCAAACGGCGGTCTGACCCGCAGTGGGTCTGGCACAAATGCAGATCCATATAAAATAGGCATAACATCCGGCACAGCTTCGGGACAGGTAATGCAGTGGAATGGAACGGGCTGGTCTGCTTCTGATATTCCCAATGCTACCACGGCAGCAACAGGTAAAGTGCAATTGGCTGGAGACCTGGCAGGATCTGGAACTACAGCTTTAGTGCCAAAAGTAAGCGGTTTGCAAGGGACTCCAGTTTCTGGTACAGCTCCGGTAAACGGACAGATATTATCCTTTAATGGAACCTCTTGGAGCCCCATAACGCCAAGCGCTTTTTCTGAGGCTGACGGCGTTGTTGGGAATGAGGTCACTGACGTATTAGCAAACAGGGGGTTAACCCGAAGTGGAACTGGCACAAATGCAGATCCATTCAAAATAGGTATGACATCAGGGACGGTCTCTGGACAGGTAATGCAGTGGAATGGAACGGGCTGGGTTTTAAGCACGCCAAGCAATGGTACCGTAACCAGCGTAACTGGTACGTTGCCTATTGCAGTAGCTTCAGGGACAACGGCACCAGTTATCTCTTTGAATTCTCTTGGGGTGAGCAATGGTTTTCTAGCAGCAAATGCTGTAACCACCGACAAGATTTTAGACGGAACAATTGTAAATGCGGATTTGGCAGCCGGAACTGGGGGGATATACAAGGGCAGTGGGTCATTAAGCGGACCAACTGTCGTGACGGGTGGTGCAAATTCCTTTGCTTTCACTTCTACTTCTACAGCCACAAATGCTTTTTCTGTGGATGGCACCACTTTTAGTTTAGATGCACAAAACAATCGGGTGGGTATGGGTACGGCATCACCCACCACGACTTTGCATCTTTTCAGCGGAACATCTGGAGCACTAAGAATTGAAGATGGTACACAATCTATTGGCAAAGTATTAACTAGTGATGCAAATGGTGTGGCCACTTGGGCGGCTTCTGGTGTTAATACTTTTACTGGGGTAGTTCCTAGCGTGTATAGCCCTTTCGGAACTGCTCCGGGAGTTACATATCTTAATGCCTACATTGATCTGCCCATTGGTAAATTTTTTATTTATACTGGCGTATTGGTGAATGGAAATAATCAGCCAAATACAAATTACGCTGCACGGTTAAGTTATTCATCTGCATCAAATAGTTATTCAACTTCTGGATTTTCTTATATCGGTTCTTTTTTAATGCTGAATCTTTCTTCAAATGGTGCAGGAGCGATAACTTCTTCTTCTATTATGTTTGCATCTGGGTTTGTTAAGGTAAATATAACCACTCCCACAAGACTATATTTAATGGATGTTGATTCGGTAGGTTTTGGTAATGTTGGTCATCTTGAAGATAGTGGTGAAAATTATATTTTTGCTATACAGGCAAATAATTAA
- a CDS encoding OmpH family outer membrane protein yields MDNKLNRLLAFIFWFSLQVQAQQHVYVYRDSVFAKLDGYKGKYKKLDSLKLIYTQEIQTERAKLQNKYVGLSNLYAVEKGETIDQLKARMNSLDKEKLILLQEEDKLLATRIKSYNRMLEQQFILEIQPYISVVNKAISSYAKKNKVDYVWTMEELQNNLLFANPGKNITKTIADAANKEFARRNL; encoded by the coding sequence ATGGATAATAAGTTAAATAGGCTTTTAGCTTTTATTTTTTGGTTTAGCCTGCAAGTACAGGCACAGCAGCATGTTTATGTTTATAGAGACTCTGTTTTTGCAAAGCTGGACGGTTATAAGGGCAAATATAAAAAACTGGACAGCCTCAAGTTAATATATACCCAAGAAATTCAGACAGAGCGCGCTAAACTGCAAAATAAGTATGTTGGCCTATCAAATCTTTACGCTGTGGAAAAAGGAGAAACGATCGATCAATTAAAAGCTCGTATGAATAGCTTGGACAAAGAAAAACTGATCCTCTTGCAGGAAGAAGACAAGCTATTGGCCACACGGATAAAAAGTTATAACAGGATGCTTGAGCAGCAGTTCATATTAGAAATTCAGCCCTACATATCAGTAGTAAATAAGGCGATAAGCAGTTATGCAAAGAAAAACAAGGTGGATTACGTGTGGACAATGGAAGAATTGCAAAATAATCTGCTATTTGCTAATCCGGGGAAAAACATAACAAAAACAATAGCAGATGCAGCGAATAAAGAGTTTGCAAGGAGAAATCTATGA
- a CDS encoding carboxypeptidase-like regulatory domain-containing protein, translating to MKLEYSLIVALSFFLNLCNAQGKKISGKVLYVDEKEGEIPIPGAKIEIPLERRTFFSDFDGSFTLDLIKNMPLTVIFSAFECDSTEIKITSTKQEIICKLNKIRKKKH from the coding sequence ATGAAATTAGAATATTCTTTAATTGTTGCACTATCATTTTTTCTGAATTTATGCAATGCTCAGGGAAAAAAAATATCGGGAAAAGTATTGTATGTTGACGAAAAAGAAGGGGAGATACCAATACCTGGTGCTAAAATTGAGATTCCTCTGGAAAGGCGCACTTTTTTTTCCGATTTTGACGGTTCTTTTACTCTAGATTTAATTAAAAACATGCCTCTGACTGTAATTTTTTCGGCTTTTGAATGTGACAGCACAGAAATTAAAATTACCTCCACAAAACAAGAAATTATATGCAAATTAAATAAAATTCGCAAAAAAAAACACTAA